The Sulfurihydrogenibium sp. YO3AOP1 genome has a window encoding:
- a CDS encoding S41 family peptidase produces MKSKISLAVGVMLIFIAGMSFGLNSKNQPKTDYSDEVQIIRTYTDVLKIVEDNYVEQPKSKDLLYGSLRGMLSSLDPYSTFFTPEEFKEFTSETQGEFGGLGIEITMENNKLIVVSPIEDTPAYKAGIKPGDWIIEIDGEPTDKMTMFQAVKKMRGQPGTKVTLTIFRKGVDKPFKVEIVRDIIKVKSVKTKELESGKIGYIRLTQFQENSADEFEKALKQFKNKEGIIIDLRNNPGGLLTSAVSIASMLIPKGKLIVYTQGRDPKNKEEFYSESDPIIPKDVPIAILVNKGSASASEILTGALKDHKRAIIVGDTTFGKASVQTLIPLQDGSGIKLTVAHYYTPNGNLIMNKGITPDIIVKMTEEEEMAKAKAEREAKINGKDETEVKDPQLEAAVNAIKILNFAKKMN; encoded by the coding sequence ATGAAGAGCAAGATTTCACTCGCAGTAGGAGTAATGTTAATTTTTATCGCCGGCATGAGTTTTGGACTAAACTCAAAAAACCAACCTAAAACAGACTACTCAGATGAAGTTCAAATAATAAGAACCTATACAGATGTATTAAAAATCGTTGAAGATAATTATGTAGAACAGCCAAAATCAAAGGATTTATTGTATGGCTCATTAAGAGGTATGTTGTCATCCTTAGACCCGTACTCAACCTTCTTCACACCAGAAGAGTTTAAAGAGTTTACATCAGAGACTCAAGGAGAGTTTGGCGGTCTTGGTATAGAAATAACAATGGAAAATAATAAACTTATCGTTGTTTCTCCTATAGAAGACACTCCTGCATACAAAGCTGGAATAAAGCCCGGAGACTGGATAATAGAAATTGACGGCGAGCCTACAGATAAAATGACGATGTTTCAAGCAGTCAAAAAAATGAGAGGACAGCCTGGAACAAAAGTTACATTGACTATTTTCAGAAAAGGAGTAGATAAGCCTTTTAAAGTTGAAATAGTAAGAGATATAATCAAAGTAAAAAGCGTTAAAACAAAAGAGCTTGAAAGTGGAAAGATTGGCTATATTAGATTAACCCAATTTCAAGAAAACTCAGCTGATGAGTTTGAAAAAGCCTTAAAGCAATTTAAAAACAAAGAAGGCATAATAATAGACTTAAGAAATAATCCCGGTGGTTTATTGACATCTGCTGTTTCTATAGCAAGCATGCTTATTCCAAAAGGCAAACTTATCGTATACACACAAGGAAGAGACCCTAAGAATAAAGAAGAGTTTTACTCAGAATCAGACCCAATAATTCCAAAAGACGTTCCTATTGCTATCCTTGTTAATAAAGGTTCTGCTTCTGCTTCAGAAATCTTGACAGGTGCATTAAAAGACCATAAAAGAGCTATAATCGTAGGAGATACAACCTTTGGAAAAGCTTCAGTTCAAACATTAATACCTTTACAAGATGGTTCTGGTATAAAGCTTACCGTTGCTCACTATTACACACCTAATGGAAATCTAATAATGAACAAAGGAATTACTCCGGATATTATTGTTAAAATGACGGAAGAAGAAGAGATGGCAAAAGCTAAAGCAGAAAGAGAAGCAAAAATAAATGGAAAAGATGAGACAGAAGTAAAAGACCCACAATTGGAAGCTGCAGTTAATGCAATTAAAATTCTAAACTTTGCTAAAAAAATGAATTAA
- the thrC gene encoding threonine synthase has product MAKVKALKCKECGAEYPVEPIHVCEFCFGPLEIVYDYDEIKKNISREKIEKGPKSLWRYIDLLPVENPTVGLSAGFTPLVKAENLGKLLGLNNLYIKDDSVNHPTLSFKDRVVAVALSKAKEFGFDTAACASTGNLANSVAAHAASAGMKCYVFIPANLETNKIIGSLVFNPVVVAVDGNYDDVNRLSSEIANEFGWAFVNINVRPFYSEGSKTLAFEVAEQLGWKIPNVVVAPLASGSLYTKIWKGFNELKEVGLVEGDLPRMLGAQAEGCSPIYQALKEGRDFIKPVKPNTIAKSIAIGNPADGPYAIKVAKESKGDIQIATDEEVIEGIKLLAKTEGIFTETAGGTTIAVLKKYVEMGMIDKDEVVVAYITGNGYKTMEVLEGKLEKPIHIKPSLAEFKSKVIGG; this is encoded by the coding sequence TTGGCAAAAGTAAAGGCTTTAAAATGCAAAGAGTGTGGAGCTGAGTATCCTGTAGAACCAATTCATGTATGTGAATTTTGTTTTGGTCCATTGGAGATTGTATACGATTATGATGAGATTAAAAAGAATATATCAAGAGAAAAAATAGAAAAAGGTCCAAAAAGTCTTTGGAGATATATTGATTTACTACCGGTAGAAAATCCAACCGTTGGTCTATCTGCCGGATTTACACCACTTGTAAAAGCAGAAAATCTTGGTAAGCTTTTAGGATTAAACAATCTTTATATAAAAGATGACTCAGTTAACCATCCAACATTATCATTTAAAGATAGAGTTGTTGCAGTTGCTCTTTCTAAGGCAAAAGAGTTTGGTTTTGATACTGCTGCTTGTGCTTCTACGGGAAACCTTGCTAACTCTGTTGCAGCTCATGCAGCATCTGCAGGAATGAAATGTTATGTATTTATACCGGCAAACTTAGAAACAAACAAAATCATTGGTAGCTTGGTTTTCAATCCTGTTGTTGTAGCAGTTGATGGAAATTATGACGATGTTAACAGGCTTTCTTCTGAAATTGCAAATGAGTTTGGATGGGCATTTGTTAATATAAACGTTAGACCTTTCTACTCTGAAGGTTCAAAAACCTTAGCATTTGAAGTTGCAGAGCAACTTGGTTGGAAAATACCAAACGTAGTAGTTGCACCTCTTGCATCAGGTTCTCTTTATACAAAGATTTGGAAAGGTTTTAATGAGTTAAAAGAAGTTGGTTTAGTAGAAGGAGACCTTCCAAGAATGCTTGGAGCACAAGCAGAAGGATGCAGTCCTATATACCAAGCACTTAAAGAAGGAAGAGATTTTATAAAACCAGTAAAACCTAATACAATAGCAAAATCTATAGCTATAGGAAACCCAGCTGACGGACCATATGCTATTAAAGTAGCAAAGGAAAGTAAAGGTGATATCCAAATAGCAACAGATGAAGAAGTTATAGAAGGTATCAAATTGCTTGCAAAAACAGAAGGAATCTTTACAGAAACAGCCGGCGGAACAACAATCGCAGTATTGAAAAAGTATGTAGAGATGGGAATGATAGATAAAGACGAGGTGGTAGTTGCTTACATTACAGGAAATGGTTATAAAACAATGGAAGTTCTTGAAGGAAAGCTTGAAAAACCTATACATATAAAACCATCATTGGCAGAGTTTAAAAGCAAAGTTATAGGTGGATAA
- the tsaD gene encoding tRNA (adenosine(37)-N6)-threonylcarbamoyltransferase complex transferase subunit TsaD — protein sequence MVVLGIETSCDDTSIAVYDSEKGIPSNVVTSQLIHAQFGGVYPEIAAREHTKNFLPVLDKALRDASITLSDIDAIATTFMPGLIVSLVAGVSGAKTLSFSLKKPLIPVHHIEAHIFANFITKEIEYPFLALVVSGGHTELILVKEFEDYIYLGGTLDDAVGEVYDKVARALGLGFPGGPLIDKLAKEGKEAIKFPRPLLNDEENKYNFSFSGLKSAVIREINKGIYKKEDITKSFQNAVVDVLVKKTVLACKEFGINRVVVAGGVSANSQLREEFLNIKDLEVHFPPMHLCTDNGAMVAYTGYKRFKEKGISVSLDFEAKARCRIDKFPQLLRSFHA from the coding sequence ATGGTAGTTCTTGGAATAGAAACATCCTGTGATGATACTTCAATAGCGGTATACGACAGTGAAAAAGGTATACCGTCTAATGTTGTAACGTCACAACTTATTCATGCTCAATTTGGCGGTGTTTATCCAGAAATCGCAGCAAGGGAACATACAAAAAACTTTTTACCAGTATTAGATAAAGCCCTAAGAGATGCAAGTATAACCTTATCCGATATAGATGCTATCGCTACCACTTTTATGCCCGGTCTTATAGTTTCTCTTGTTGCAGGTGTTTCCGGTGCAAAAACTTTGTCTTTTTCTTTAAAAAAACCATTAATCCCGGTTCATCATATAGAAGCTCATATATTTGCAAACTTTATAACAAAAGAAATTGAATATCCGTTTTTAGCTCTCGTAGTTTCTGGTGGTCATACGGAACTAATTTTAGTTAAAGAATTTGAAGATTATATCTATCTTGGCGGAACCTTAGATGACGCAGTCGGTGAAGTCTATGATAAAGTAGCAAGGGCTTTAGGTCTTGGATTTCCCGGCGGTCCATTAATTGATAAGTTAGCAAAAGAAGGAAAGGAAGCCATAAAATTTCCAAGACCTTTATTAAATGATGAAGAAAATAAGTATAATTTTTCTTTTAGCGGATTAAAATCTGCTGTGATTAGAGAGATTAATAAAGGTATCTATAAAAAAGAAGATATCACAAAATCTTTTCAAAATGCTGTTGTTGATGTTTTAGTCAAGAAAACAGTTTTAGCATGTAAAGAGTTTGGAATAAATAGAGTTGTTGTGGCTGGAGGTGTATCTGCAAACTCTCAGTTAAGAGAAGAATTTTTAAATATCAAAGATTTAGAAGTTCATTTTCCGCCTATGCACCTATGCACTGACAATGGAGCAATGGTGGCATACACTGGATACAAAAGGTTTAAAGAAAAAGGTATATCAGTATCTCTTGATTTTGAGGCAAAGGCAAGATGCAGAATAGATAAATTCCCGCAATTACTTAGAAGCTTTCATGCCTAA
- the pheA gene encoding prephenate dehydratase, producing MDYQEKLKALRQEIDSIDNQILELINKRATLAKEVGEIKKANNLPIFVPSREKEIFDRLEKLNKGPLPTDIVKHIFREIISACRSIEENIKVVYLGPKATFTHQASLKYFGHSVEHIPVSTIKDVFEEIVKKKADFGVVPVENTIEGVVNYTLDMFLEYDLKIIGEVILEISLHLMSINPNINEIQRIYSHKFAIAECRDWILKNMPHVQLIEVESTAKAAEMAKDDYESAAIASESAAEVYGLYILERKIDKHLYNYTRFLIIGNEIPSKTGNDKTTFIFSVKNEVGALYKALEPFYRNGINMTKIESRPSKKEAWDYIFFTDIEGHIDDEVVKNTLEELKSNVPFFKILGSYPKAVD from the coding sequence ATGGATTATCAAGAAAAGCTAAAAGCTTTGCGGCAAGAAATTGACAGTATAGACAATCAGATTTTAGAGCTTATAAATAAAAGAGCAACCTTAGCTAAAGAAGTTGGAGAGATTAAAAAAGCAAACAACCTTCCAATCTTCGTTCCAAGCAGAGAGAAGGAAATTTTTGATAGATTAGAAAAACTCAACAAAGGACCACTTCCAACGGATATTGTAAAGCATATATTTAGAGAGATAATTTCAGCTTGTAGAAGCATAGAAGAGAATATTAAAGTCGTTTATCTTGGACCAAAGGCAACGTTTACCCATCAAGCAAGCCTAAAATACTTTGGACATTCTGTAGAGCATATACCCGTATCAACAATAAAAGATGTATTTGAAGAGATAGTCAAGAAAAAAGCAGACTTTGGCGTAGTTCCGGTAGAGAATACAATAGAGGGAGTTGTTAACTATACTCTCGATATGTTTTTAGAGTATGATTTAAAAATCATAGGTGAAGTTATTTTAGAAATTTCTTTACATCTAATGAGTATAAATCCAAACATTAATGAAATTCAAAGAATTTACAGTCATAAATTTGCAATAGCAGAATGTAGAGATTGGATACTAAAAAATATGCCACATGTTCAGCTTATAGAAGTTGAAAGTACAGCAAAAGCTGCAGAAATGGCAAAAGATGATTATGAATCTGCAGCAATAGCCAGCGAATCAGCGGCAGAAGTTTATGGATTATACATTTTAGAAAGAAAGATAGATAAGCATCTTTATAACTATACAAGATTTTTAATCATTGGAAATGAAATACCAAGCAAAACAGGAAATGACAAAACAACGTTTATTTTTTCTGTAAAAAACGAAGTTGGTGCGTTATATAAAGCCTTAGAGCCATTTTATAGAAATGGTATAAATATGACTAAAATAGAATCAAGACCATCTAAAAAAGAGGCTTGGGATTACATTTTCTTTACGGATATTGAGGGTCATATTGATGACGAAGTAGTAAAGAATACTCTTGAAGAATTAAAATCCAACGTTCCATTTTTCAAGATTTTAGGCTCATATCCTAAGGCGGTTGATTAG
- the guaB gene encoding IMP dehydrogenase — translation MLTFPIEEALTFDDVLLLPQKSDVLPHETDVSSYLTPNIKVNIPLVSAAMDTVTEHRLAIALAREGGIGIIHRNMSIEDQMREVEKVKKAESGMITDPVTIRPNQSVKEALEIMSIYKISGVPVVDDEKKLVGILTNRDLRFIHKKDYEKPVYEFMTKAPLVTAKEGISLDEAIDILQKHKVEKLPVVDDKGRLKGLITIKDIVKRKRYPNACKDSAGRLRVGAAVGVGPDTMERVKALISAKVDVIVVDTAHGHSVRVLETVEKIKGEFPEVDVIGGNIATAEAAGDLIKAGADGVKVGIGPGSICTTRVVAGIGVPQITAISKCAEVTKKYGKTLIADGGIRYSGDIVKAIAAGADTVMLGSLFAGTEEAPGDRIFYQGRSYKVYRGMGSLGAMKARFSSDRYSQENVEKFVPEGIEGRIPFKGPLSDVVYQLVGGLRSGMGYTGSKTIKDLQEKTKFIKITNAGLRESHAHDIYITQEAPNYWID, via the coding sequence TTGCTTACATTTCCAATAGAAGAAGCTCTAACATTTGATGATGTCTTATTGCTTCCACAAAAATCGGATGTTTTACCCCATGAAACAGATGTTTCATCATATCTTACACCAAACATAAAAGTTAATATTCCGTTAGTATCAGCCGCAATGGACACAGTTACTGAACATAGATTAGCTATAGCTTTAGCAAGGGAAGGTGGAATTGGAATCATCCACAGAAACATGTCTATTGAGGACCAGATGAGAGAGGTTGAAAAAGTAAAAAAAGCTGAAAGTGGAATGATTACAGACCCAGTAACAATTAGACCAAATCAATCAGTTAAAGAAGCTCTTGAAATAATGTCTATTTATAAAATATCCGGCGTTCCAGTTGTAGATGATGAAAAAAAGCTTGTTGGTATTTTAACAAATAGAGATTTAAGATTTATCCATAAAAAAGATTACGAAAAACCGGTTTATGAGTTTATGACAAAAGCTCCTTTAGTAACTGCAAAAGAAGGTATTTCATTAGATGAAGCTATAGATATTCTTCAAAAGCATAAAGTAGAAAAACTTCCAGTCGTAGATGATAAAGGAAGGCTTAAGGGTTTAATTACAATCAAAGATATTGTAAAAAGAAAAAGATATCCAAACGCTTGTAAAGATTCAGCAGGGAGACTAAGGGTTGGTGCAGCTGTTGGTGTTGGTCCGGATACAATGGAAAGGGTAAAAGCCTTAATATCTGCAAAAGTAGATGTGATAGTTGTTGATACTGCCCATGGACATTCTGTTAGAGTTTTAGAAACTGTTGAAAAAATTAAGGGAGAATTTCCAGAGGTCGATGTTATTGGCGGAAACATAGCAACGGCAGAAGCGGCAGGGGATTTAATCAAAGCCGGTGCGGACGGAGTAAAAGTTGGAATAGGACCGGGTTCTATTTGTACAACAAGGGTAGTTGCAGGTATAGGCGTTCCTCAGATTACAGCAATTTCTAAATGTGCAGAAGTTACTAAAAAATATGGAAAAACATTGATTGCAGATGGTGGTATCAGATACTCTGGAGATATAGTCAAAGCTATTGCTGCCGGTGCTGATACTGTAATGCTTGGAAGCCTATTTGCAGGAACAGAAGAAGCTCCAGGAGATAGAATTTTCTATCAAGGAAGGTCTTATAAAGTTTATAGAGGAATGGGTTCTCTTGGTGCTATGAAAGCAAGATTTAGCAGTGATAGATACTCTCAAGAAAACGTCGAAAAATTTGTTCCAGAAGGTATTGAAGGAAGAATTCCATTTAAAGGACCACTTTCAGATGTTGTTTATCAGCTTGTGGGTGGATTAAGGTCTGGTATGGGATATACTGGTTCTAAAACCATAAAAGACCTTCAAGAAAAAACCAAATTTATTAAAATAACAAATGCAGGCTTAAGAGAAAGCCATGCTCACGATATTTACATAACTCAGGAAGCACCAAATTATTGGATAGATTAA
- a CDS encoding inositol monophosphatase family protein gives MSKFLEVAKEAAFIGGGILKENFKKVKKSDIENKGIKDFVTYVDKLSEERIRNHILKNFPDHAFLGEEDGRFGESEFTWVVDPLDGTKNYICGFEIFAVSVALLQNNEPIVGVIYVPMLDKIYWAEKGAGSYLNGEKIKVSNRPIEQAVVSTGFPFRYVAELDNYLNMLKKAMITFSGVRRPGAAAVDLALVAEGVFDGFFEMKLSIWDIAAGVLLIQEAGGIYSNFEGGKDLSSGDVIAGGKEIYDVLYDIVRSSK, from the coding sequence TTGAGTAAATTCTTAGAAGTAGCAAAAGAAGCGGCTTTTATTGGTGGGGGAATTTTAAAAGAAAATTTTAAAAAAGTAAAAAAATCTGATATAGAGAATAAAGGAATAAAAGACTTTGTAACATATGTTGATAAATTATCAGAAGAAAGGATAAGAAATCACATACTTAAAAACTTTCCTGACCATGCTTTTCTTGGTGAAGAGGACGGAAGGTTTGGCGAAAGCGAATTTACTTGGGTGGTTGACCCATTAGATGGGACGAAAAACTACATATGTGGCTTTGAGATTTTTGCTGTATCGGTTGCACTTCTTCAAAACAATGAGCCGATAGTTGGCGTTATCTACGTTCCTATGTTAGATAAAATTTACTGGGCGGAAAAAGGAGCAGGTAGCTATTTAAACGGAGAAAAGATAAAAGTATCCAACAGACCAATCGAGCAGGCAGTTGTGTCAACAGGCTTTCCATTTAGATATGTAGCAGAGCTTGATAATTATCTTAACATGCTAAAAAAAGCAATGATTACATTTTCAGGAGTTAGAAGACCCGGAGCCGCAGCAGTTGATTTAGCATTAGTAGCAGAGGGTGTTTTTGATGGATTTTTTGAGATGAAGCTTTCAATTTGGGATATAGCAGCAGGTGTATTACTCATTCAAGAAGCAGGCGGCATATACTCAAATTTTGAAGGGGGAAAAGATCTATCCTCCGGAGATGTAATTGCAGGGGGAAAAGAGATTTACGATGTTTTATATGATATAGTCAGGAGTAGTAAATAA
- a CDS encoding NIL domain-containing protein produces the protein MNSMKLKLIYPEEKIKEPLLSKVCKNFNIDINIRKANVQEKMGWLELEFIGNDEEIEKAINFLVENGVEVQPIEGQVFIE, from the coding sequence ATGAATTCGATGAAGCTAAAGCTTATCTATCCGGAAGAGAAAATAAAAGAACCGCTTTTAAGTAAAGTTTGTAAAAATTTTAATATTGACATAAACATAAGAAAGGCAAACGTTCAAGAAAAGATGGGCTGGTTGGAACTTGAATTCATCGGAAATGATGAAGAAATAGAAAAAGCTATAAACTTCTTGGTAGAAAATGGCGTAGAAGTCCAACCAATAGAAGGTCAGGTTTTTATAGAATAA
- a CDS encoding Ppx/GppA phosphatase family protein: MKPKIIALLDIGTYSTRMLIVAVHSDGRFDEILSVGRITALGRKLKETGYLQKEAMEETLAVLKEYVQIASQYKPEKILAVATQACREAKNADEFISKVKELGIDVRVITGEEEARLAFIATAKALNIEGKFTVIDQGGGSTEFSYGEKSNLIVSISFPFGIVNFTEKYIKSDPPKPEEIMQIKDFLKQQLPIAYEKMKDTEILVGLGGTITTVVALEYNIYPYDSKKVHGSKLTYEAVTKWLNKLASMTVNQRKAIPMIEDKRAEAIVPGIVIFQTAMEVFQKDEITVSEWGVRHGLLLELIQN, from the coding sequence ATGAAGCCAAAAATTATAGCATTACTAGATATTGGAACATATTCAACGCGTATGTTAATAGTTGCTGTCCATTCTGACGGACGGTTTGATGAGATATTAAGCGTAGGAAGAATTACAGCACTTGGAAGAAAATTAAAAGAGACTGGCTATTTGCAAAAAGAAGCAATGGAAGAGACTTTGGCTGTTTTAAAGGAGTATGTTCAGATAGCAAGCCAGTATAAACCGGAAAAAATATTGGCAGTGGCAACGCAAGCTTGCAGAGAAGCAAAAAACGCAGATGAATTTATCTCAAAAGTAAAAGAGCTTGGAATTGATGTAAGAGTTATTACAGGAGAAGAGGAAGCAAGATTAGCTTTTATAGCAACAGCAAAAGCTTTAAACATCGAGGGAAAATTTACAGTAATAGACCAAGGTGGCGGGAGTACTGAATTTTCGTATGGAGAAAAATCAAACCTAATAGTATCTATATCATTTCCATTTGGAATTGTCAATTTTACAGAAAAATATATAAAATCAGACCCACCAAAGCCAGAAGAGATTATGCAAATAAAAGACTTTCTAAAACAACAATTGCCTATAGCCTATGAGAAGATGAAAGATACAGAAATTTTAGTTGGGCTTGGTGGAACAATTACTACGGTTGTAGCCTTAGAGTATAACATCTATCCATACGATTCTAAAAAAGTTCATGGTTCAAAACTTACCTATGAAGCAGTTACAAAATGGCTAAATAAACTTGCAAGTATGACAGTAAACCAAAGAAAAGCAATTCCTATGATAGAAGATAAAAGAGCCGAAGCTATAGTACCCGGAATTGTCATATTTCAAACAGCTATGGAAGTTTTCCAAAAAGATGAGATCACAGTTAGCGAGTGGGGAGTAAGACACGGTTTACTGTTGGAATTAATACAAAATTAG
- a CDS encoding MoaD/ThiS family protein, with product MAITVRIPTALRRITQGQGEVQISASTIGELIENLEKEFPGIKERLVDENGEIRKFVNFFVNDEDIRFLQGKDTQLKDGDVVAIIPAIAGGK from the coding sequence ATGGCAATAACTGTGAGAATACCAACAGCTTTAAGAAGAATTACTCAAGGACAAGGAGAAGTTCAGATATCGGCTTCTACAATCGGAGAGTTGATAGAAAATTTAGAAAAAGAATTCCCGGGCATCAAAGAAAGACTTGTTGATGAAAACGGAGAGATTAGAAAGTTTGTTAACTTTTTTGTAAATGATGAAGATATAAGATTTTTACAAGGAAAGGATACACAATTAAAAGATGGAGATGTGGTAGCTATAATACCGGCAATAGCTGGAGGAAAATAA
- a CDS encoding phosphoglycerate kinase, with translation MFDNYLTLKDVDVAGKRVFVRVDYNVPIDENGNIEDDVRIRETVPTINYLLDRNAKIILASHLGRPKGKPDPKYSLYPVAKRLERLVGKEVKFLPDCIGDDVEKTVLNMKEGEIVLLENLRFHKEEENNDPEFAKALAKLAEIYVIDAFGTCHRKHASMYGIKDYVQPVVMGFLLEKEIEYFKKALLNPQRPVVAFLGGSKVSSKLGVIEFLLDKVDKIFIGGAMAFTFIKALGYKVGSSLVEEEMINKALEIIEKAKEKDVKFYLPVDFICGQAVSDQTPVIEVAWQEIPSGWLGLDIGHASVVLIKEIIKDAQTIVWNGPMGVFEIDKFKMGTFELAHAIAESPALSIAGGGDTDYAIHKAGVVDKISYLSTGGGAFLELLEGKQLPCLEAITRKG, from the coding sequence ATGTTTGACAATTACCTAACTTTAAAAGATGTTGACGTAGCGGGAAAAAGAGTTTTTGTTAGAGTTGATTACAACGTGCCAATTGATGAAAACGGAAACATTGAAGATGATGTAAGAATAAGAGAAACTGTTCCGACTATAAATTATCTTCTTGATAGAAATGCAAAAATAATTCTTGCATCACATCTTGGAAGACCAAAAGGAAAACCAGACCCTAAATATTCTTTATACCCAGTGGCTAAAAGATTAGAAAGATTGGTAGGAAAAGAAGTTAAATTTTTACCCGACTGTATAGGTGATGATGTAGAAAAAACAGTTTTAAATATGAAAGAAGGTGAAATAGTTCTACTGGAAAATTTAAGATTTCATAAAGAAGAAGAAAATAATGATCCAGAATTTGCAAAAGCATTAGCAAAGCTTGCTGAAATTTATGTAATAGATGCATTTGGAACATGTCATAGAAAACACGCTTCAATGTATGGAATAAAAGACTACGTCCAACCTGTTGTAATGGGATTTTTGCTTGAGAAAGAAATAGAATACTTTAAAAAAGCATTATTAAATCCACAAAGACCTGTAGTTGCATTTCTTGGAGGGTCTAAGGTTTCATCTAAGCTTGGAGTTATAGAGTTTTTACTTGACAAGGTGGATAAAATATTTATCGGCGGTGCAATGGCTTTTACTTTTATAAAAGCTCTTGGCTACAAAGTAGGTTCATCTCTTGTTGAAGAGGAAATGATTAATAAAGCATTGGAAATAATAGAAAAAGCTAAAGAAAAGGACGTTAAATTTTATCTACCGGTAGACTTTATCTGTGGTCAAGCTGTTTCTGACCAAACACCGGTTATTGAAGTTGCATGGCAAGAAATACCATCTGGCTGGCTTGGTCTTGATATAGGACATGCATCGGTAGTTTTAATAAAAGAAATCATAAAAGATGCACAAACTATAGTTTGGAACGGACCTATGGGAGTTTTTGAGATAGATAAATTCAAAATGGGAACCTTTGAACTTGCTCATGCAATAGCAGAATCACCGGCATTGTCAATCGCAGGCGGTGGCGATACAGACTACGCAATCCATAAAGCCGGTGTAGTAGACAAAATAAGCTATCTATCAACAGGTGGCGGTGCATTCTTAGAACTTCTTGAAGGAAAACAGCTACCTTGCTTAGAGGCAATCACAAGAAAGGGTTAA